From the Priestia koreensis genome, one window contains:
- a CDS encoding ribose-phosphate diphosphokinase, translating into MSKVYADQNLKVFSLNSNPDLADEIAKVIGVELGKCSVTRFSDGEVQINIEESIRGCDVYVIQPTSAPVNEHIMETLIMIDALKRASAKTINIVMPYYGYARQDRKARAREPITAKLVANLLETAGATRVITLDLHAPQIQGFFDILIDHLVGVPILGEYFKSKNLDDIVVVSPDHGGVTRARKLAERLKAPIAIIDKRRPRPNVAEVMNIVGNIEGKTAILIDDIIDTAGTITLGASALIENGATEVYACCTHPVLSGPAIERIENSKIKELVVTNSIALAEEKKIPKVTQLSVAPLLAEAIIRVHEEQSVSTLFD; encoded by the coding sequence ATGTCAAAAGTATACGCGGATCAAAATTTGAAGGTGTTTTCGTTAAACTCTAACCCAGATTTAGCGGATGAAATTGCTAAGGTTATTGGTGTAGAGTTAGGGAAATGTTCAGTAACTCGCTTTAGTGACGGAGAAGTACAAATCAACATCGAAGAAAGTATTCGTGGTTGTGACGTATATGTAATTCAACCTACAAGTGCTCCTGTAAACGAGCATATCATGGAAACACTCATTATGATTGATGCATTAAAACGTGCGTCAGCTAAAACGATTAATATCGTAATGCCTTATTACGGGTATGCACGTCAAGATCGTAAAGCACGTGCTCGTGAGCCGATTACAGCGAAACTAGTAGCAAATTTACTTGAAACAGCTGGTGCTACACGTGTTATTACGCTTGATTTACATGCGCCGCAAATTCAAGGTTTCTTTGACATCTTAATCGACCACTTAGTGGGTGTGCCAATTTTAGGTGAATACTTCAAGAGCAAAAACCTTGATGATATAGTTGTAGTTTCTCCAGACCACGGTGGTGTAACACGTGCTCGTAAGCTTGCTGAGCGCTTGAAAGCACCAATCGCTATTATTGATAAACGCCGTCCGCGTCCAAACGTAGCAGAAGTAATGAACATCGTTGGTAACATCGAAGGAAAAACTGCGATCTTGATTGATGACATTATCGATACTGCGGGTACAATCACGTTAGGAGCTAGTGCTCTAATCGAAAATGGTGCAACAGAGGTTTATGCTTGTTGTACACATCCTGTTTTATCAGGTCCAGCTATTGAGCGCATTGAAAACTCTAAAATCAAAGAGCTTGTTGTAACAAACTCTATTGCATTGGCAGAGGAAAAGAAAATTCCAAAAGTAACGCAACTTTCAGTTGCTCCTTTACTAGCGGAAGCAATTATTCGTGTTCATGAAGAGCAATCTGTAAGTACATTATTTGATTGA
- the rnmV gene encoding ribonuclease M5, with product MKIKEIIVVEGRDDTTAIQRAVEADTIETNGSAIGEAVIERIKHAQEKRGVIIFTDPDYPGQRIRNIVSERVPGCKHAFLTKEEALPKKGKGIGVEHASRESIRAALKAVQQEMEDEVDSNITAEDLIDAGLIGDAKSKLRREIIGKILKIGYTNGKQLHKRLKMFQISKETFAQAVVKMKEEEQKHC from the coding sequence ATGAAAATAAAAGAAATTATTGTGGTTGAAGGTCGAGATGATACGACTGCCATTCAGCGTGCGGTCGAAGCCGATACGATAGAAACAAATGGTTCGGCGATCGGAGAGGCCGTAATAGAGCGTATAAAGCATGCACAGGAGAAGAGAGGGGTCATTATTTTTACAGACCCCGATTATCCAGGGCAACGCATTCGAAATATTGTTTCAGAGCGAGTACCTGGCTGTAAGCATGCCTTCCTTACCAAGGAAGAGGCTTTGCCTAAAAAGGGAAAAGGCATTGGAGTAGAGCATGCGAGCCGTGAGTCCATCCGTGCGGCTTTGAAAGCTGTACAGCAGGAGATGGAGGATGAGGTAGACTCGAATATTACAGCTGAAGATTTAATTGATGCTGGACTTATCGGGGATGCTAAGTCTAAATTAAGAAGAGAAATTATCGGCAAGATTTTAAAAATTGGTTATACAAATGGAAAGCAGCTTCATAAGCGCTTAAAAATGTTTCAGATTTCGAAGGAGACATTTGCTCAAGCGGTGGTGAAAATGAAAGAGGAGGAACAGAAGCATTGTTAA
- the pth gene encoding aminoacyl-tRNA hydrolase, translating into MKLIIGLGNPGREYDRTRHNIGFMIIDQLADHLSISLDKTKFNGLFGMGMVKGEKVILLKPLTYMNLSGESIRPLMDYYNIDVEDTMVIYDDLDLPTGKIRLRTKGSPGGHNGIKSMIHHLHTQEFKRIRVGIDRPFKGMKVPDYVLGRFTEDEMVHMKPAMDKAVEASEEWISKPFLEVMNVYNQ; encoded by the coding sequence TTGAAGTTGATTATTGGGTTAGGAAATCCAGGAAGAGAATATGATCGTACAAGGCATAACATTGGTTTTATGATTATCGACCAATTAGCTGATCATTTGTCGATCTCTTTGGATAAAACAAAGTTTAACGGCCTATTCGGAATGGGAATGGTAAAGGGTGAAAAGGTTATCCTATTGAAACCATTAACCTACATGAATTTATCAGGAGAGTCTATACGACCTTTAATGGATTATTATAATATAGATGTAGAAGATACTATGGTTATTTATGATGATCTAGATCTTCCGACAGGAAAAATTCGTCTTCGTACGAAAGGTAGTCCTGGTGGACATAACGGAATTAAATCAATGATCCATCATTTGCATACACAAGAATTTAAGCGTATACGTGTAGGAATCGATCGCCCGTTCAAAGGGATGAAGGTACCTGATTACGTATTAGGACGCTTTACTGAAGATGAAATGGTTCATATGAAGCCAGCAATGGACAAAGCTGTTGAAGCGTCGGAAGAATGGATTAGCAAGCCATTCTTAGAAGTAATGAACGTCTACAATCAGTAA
- the veg gene encoding biofilm formation stimulator Veg, whose product MAKTLSDIKKDLDLNLGKRLTLKANGGRRKTVERSGVLAETYPSVFVVELDQEENSLERVSYSYADVLTETVQLTFFDETHGSMAISSGQ is encoded by the coding sequence ATGGCAAAAACATTATCTGATATCAAAAAAGACCTTGATTTAAACTTAGGGAAAAGATTGACGCTAAAGGCAAATGGTGGACGCAGAAAAACTGTCGAGCGCTCAGGAGTACTAGCTGAGACTTACCCGTCTGTATTCGTGGTGGAATTGGATCAAGAGGAAAACTCGCTTGAAAGAGTTTCTTACAGTTATGCGGACGTTTTGACAGAAACGGTTCAACTTACATTCTTTGATGAAACACATGGAAGTATGGCAATAAGCAGTGGGCAGTAG
- the glmU gene encoding bifunctional UDP-N-acetylglucosamine diphosphorylase/glucosamine-1-phosphate N-acetyltransferase GlmU: MTKRYAVILAAGQGTRMKSSLYKVLHPVCGKPMVQHVIEQLASLNLEQMVTIVGHGADKVKAEIGNRSAFALQAEQLGTAHAVMQATQLEGKEGTTIVVCGDTPLITAETIQSLLDHHEQQGAKATILTAHAEDPTGYGRIIRNEEGLVAKIVEHKDASEQERKVQEINTGTYCFDNGFLFDTLKKVSNDNVQGEYYLPDVIEILKNEGEVVSAFQTPHFEETLGVNDRFALSQAEEFMKNRINKKHMLNGVTIIDPSHTYISVDAEIGRDTVLHPGTTISGETVIGENCFVGPNTEIKDSKIANNTAIKQSVVHDSEIGNDVTIGPFAHIRPQSSISDEVRIGNFVEIKKTKFGKGSKASHLSYIGDAEVGQDVNLGCGSITVNYDGKNKFLTKIENGAFIGCNSNLVAPVTVGEGAYVAAGSTITEDVPGNALSVARARQVNKENYVDNMDVKKKS, encoded by the coding sequence ATGACAAAACGATATGCAGTCATATTGGCAGCTGGCCAAGGAACGCGCATGAAATCTTCTTTATATAAGGTTTTACACCCTGTTTGTGGGAAACCGATGGTTCAGCATGTCATTGAACAACTTGCTTCTCTGAATTTAGAACAGATGGTCACAATTGTGGGCCATGGTGCTGATAAAGTAAAAGCTGAAATTGGCAACCGTAGTGCATTTGCTTTGCAAGCAGAACAACTTGGAACAGCACATGCAGTTATGCAAGCTACACAGCTAGAAGGTAAAGAAGGAACAACTATTGTCGTATGTGGTGATACACCGCTTATTACAGCAGAAACAATTCAATCTTTATTAGATCATCATGAGCAACAAGGGGCAAAAGCAACTATTTTAACTGCTCACGCTGAAGATCCAACTGGATACGGACGTATTATCCGTAACGAAGAAGGATTAGTTGCAAAAATTGTTGAGCATAAAGATGCTTCAGAGCAAGAACGTAAAGTGCAAGAAATTAACACTGGTACGTATTGTTTTGATAATGGTTTCTTATTTGACACGCTTAAGAAAGTTTCAAATGATAATGTTCAAGGTGAATACTACCTTCCAGACGTTATTGAGATCTTGAAAAATGAGGGCGAAGTTGTTTCAGCATTCCAAACGCCTCATTTTGAAGAAACATTAGGGGTAAATGATCGTTTTGCTCTTTCTCAAGCAGAAGAGTTTATGAAAAATAGAATTAATAAAAAACATATGTTAAACGGCGTTACAATTATTGATCCTTCTCACACATATATTTCTGTTGATGCAGAAATTGGTCGAGACACGGTTTTACATCCAGGAACAACAATTTCTGGTGAAACGGTAATCGGGGAAAACTGTTTTGTTGGACCGAACACGGAAATCAAGGATAGTAAGATTGCAAACAATACAGCAATCAAGCAATCCGTTGTACACGATAGTGAAATCGGAAATGATGTAACAATTGGTCCTTTTGCACATATTCGTCCTCAATCTTCTATTAGTGATGAAGTTCGAATCGGAAACTTTGTGGAAATTAAGAAAACAAAGTTTGGAAAAGGAAGCAAAGCCTCTCACTTGAGCTATATTGGTGATGCAGAAGTAGGTCAAGATGTAAACTTGGGTTGTGGTTCCATTACAGTGAACTACGACGGGAAAAATAAATTCTTAACAAAAATTGAGAACGGTGCATTTATCGGATGTAATTCAAACCTAGTTGCACCTGTAACAGTTGGAGAGGGCGCATATGTTGCTGCAGGATCCACAATTACAGAAGATGTTCCGGGCAATGCGTTATCAGTTGCACGAGCTAGACAAGTGAATAAAGAAAATTATGTAGATAATATGGATGTTAAGAAAAAGTCCTAA
- the ispE gene encoding 4-(cytidine 5'-diphospho)-2-C-methyl-D-erythritol kinase, with translation MKLMVKAPAKINLSLDVLHKRPDGYHEVKMVMTTIDLADRIELAKRNDSKIIVQSQNRFVPDDQRNLAYQAAHLLKERFNVSSGVTINIEKNIPVAAGLAGGSSDAAATLRGLNTLWELGLSLDELANIGAEIGSDVSFCVYGGTALATGRGEVIEHIETPPNCWVILAKPETGVSTAEVYRNLRLGNVEHPDVDGMVSAINEQNYADMCKLVGNVLESVTLNMHPEVALIKDQMKRFGADAVLMSGSGPTVFCLVKYDSRMQRIYNGLRGFCSKVYAVRLLGERLPLD, from the coding sequence ATGAAGTTAATGGTGAAAGCACCAGCTAAAATAAATTTATCTTTGGACGTCTTACATAAGAGACCTGATGGGTATCATGAGGTTAAGATGGTCATGACGACAATTGATCTGGCAGATCGAATTGAATTAGCGAAGCGCAACGATTCCAAAATCATTGTGCAATCGCAAAACCGCTTTGTTCCCGATGATCAACGCAATTTGGCATATCAAGCCGCTCATCTGTTGAAGGAGCGCTTTAACGTGTCTAGCGGGGTAACGATTAACATTGAAAAGAATATTCCAGTAGCAGCAGGGCTTGCAGGAGGAAGTAGTGATGCGGCTGCGACTTTGAGAGGGCTAAATACGCTTTGGGAATTGGGCCTTTCCTTGGACGAGCTAGCAAACATAGGGGCTGAAATTGGATCAGACGTGTCCTTCTGTGTGTATGGAGGAACAGCTCTTGCGACTGGAAGAGGAGAAGTTATTGAGCATATTGAAACGCCCCCTAATTGTTGGGTTATTCTAGCAAAACCTGAAACAGGCGTATCAACCGCTGAAGTGTACCGTAACTTGCGTCTAGGAAATGTGGAACATCCAGACGTTGACGGGATGGTTTCAGCAATTAACGAACAAAATTATGCAGACATGTGCAAATTGGTAGGAAATGTGCTTGAGAGCGTTACATTAAACATGCATCCAGAGGTCGCTCTAATTAAAGATCAAATGAAGCGCTTTGGTGCGGATGCAGTTCTAATGAGCGGAAGTGGGCCAACTGTTTTCTGCTTAGTGAAATATGATTCTAGAATGCAACGGATTTATAATGGGTTAAGAGGTTTTTGTAGTAAGGTCTATGCAGTGCGATTACTTGGGGAACGTCTGCCTCTTGATTAA
- a CDS encoding small, acid-soluble spore protein, alpha/beta type: MAKRKGMMSPAFKEELAKELGFYDTVQREGWGGIRSKDAGNMVKKALEIAEQRLNQSKN, translated from the coding sequence ATGGCAAAACGAAAAGGCATGATGTCACCTGCTTTTAAGGAAGAACTCGCAAAAGAGCTAGGTTTTTACGATACGGTTCAGCGAGAAGGCTGGGGTGGCATTCGCTCTAAGGACGCTGGAAACATGGTCAAGAAAGCTCTGGAGATTGCTGAACAACGATTAAATCAATCGAAAAATTAA
- the purR gene encoding pur operon repressor, whose amino-acid sequence MKFRRSGRLIDMTNYFIQNPQRLIPLTYFADKYQSAKSSISEDMGIIKQTFEQRGIGTLITLPGAAGGVKFIPKTSKEEATSFIAELGDIVQNPERLLPGGYLYLTDILGNPTLVNHIGRLFASVFADRDIDVVMTVATKGIPLAYAVAQYLNVPVVIVRRDSKVTEGSTVSINYVSGSSKRIQTMLLAKRSLAQGSKVLIIDDFMKAGGTVNGMISLLEEFDAKVAGIGVLLESEDTQERLVDEYVSLVKLTAVDVKEKHISVEAGNYSSFI is encoded by the coding sequence ATGAAATTTCGGCGCAGTGGACGATTAATTGATATGACTAACTATTTTATTCAAAATCCCCAACGTCTTATCCCTTTGACCTATTTTGCAGATAAGTATCAATCCGCAAAATCTTCTATTAGTGAAGATATGGGAATTATTAAGCAGACTTTTGAGCAACGTGGGATTGGTACGTTAATTACACTACCAGGAGCAGCAGGAGGGGTTAAATTTATCCCAAAAACCTCAAAAGAGGAAGCAACCTCCTTTATCGCAGAGCTTGGTGATATTGTTCAAAACCCTGAACGTCTCTTACCTGGCGGATACTTATACTTAACAGATATTTTAGGGAATCCGACGCTTGTAAATCACATTGGCAGACTCTTTGCTTCTGTATTTGCTGATCGTGATATCGATGTGGTAATGACGGTTGCAACAAAGGGTATTCCGCTTGCTTATGCGGTAGCGCAGTATTTAAATGTCCCGGTTGTGATTGTAAGAAGAGATAGCAAGGTGACAGAGGGTTCTACGGTAAGTATTAATTATGTATCAGGCTCGTCTAAACGAATTCAAACAATGCTACTTGCAAAAAGAAGCTTAGCTCAAGGATCAAAAGTATTAATCATTGATGACTTCATGAAAGCTGGCGGAACGGTAAATGGAATGATTAGCTTGCTAGAGGAATTTGATGCTAAGGTAGCAGGAATTGGAGTTCTTTTAGAATCCGAGGATACACAAGAGCGTTTAGTTGATGAATATGTGTCACTTGTTAAATTAACAGCAGTAGATGTAAAAGAAAAACATATTAGCGTTGAGGCAGGAAATTATAGCTCATTTATCTAA
- the spoVG gene encoding septation regulator SpoVG encodes MEVTDVRLRRVNTDGRMRAIASITLDNEFVVHDIRVIDGNNGLFVAMPSKRTPDGEFRDIAHPINSGTRGKIQDAVLAEYHRLGELEVEFEEAGAS; translated from the coding sequence ATGGAAGTAACTGACGTAAGACTACGCCGCGTGAACACCGATGGACGTATGAGAGCGATTGCATCTATTACTTTAGACAACGAATTTGTTGTCCATGATATCCGAGTAATCGATGGCAATAATGGCTTATTTGTTGCAATGCCAAGCAAACGTACACCAGATGGAGAGTTCCGTGATATTGCTCATCCGATTAATTCTGGCACTCGCGGAAAAATCCAGGATGCTGTACTGGCTGAATATCACCGTTTAGGTGAATTAGAAGTTGAATTCGAAGAAGCTGGAGCTTCCTAA
- a CDS encoding anti-sigma-F factor Fin family protein, with amino-acid sequence MSIHYRCRHCRCAVGELDQPQVDMKQLGLDHLNIEERKEFVSYETNGDVVIQTICEDCQEALERNPDYHQIRTFIQ; translated from the coding sequence ATGTCTATTCATTATCGCTGTCGACACTGTAGATGTGCAGTAGGCGAACTGGATCAGCCGCAGGTTGATATGAAGCAGCTAGGTTTAGATCACCTTAACATCGAGGAAAGAAAAGAATTTGTCTCCTATGAAACAAATGGAGATGTTGTGATTCAAACAATTTGCGAGGATTGTCAAGAAGCGTTAGAGCGCAATCCAGATTATCATCAAATAAGAACCTTTATACAGTAA
- the yabG gene encoding sporulation peptidase YabG: MQINIGDIVTRPSYDRDLLFRVISFTREGSNASNAILYGENIRLIADAPFSDLEVVDPQERLRRQRSEEEILDRSLALIQQDYRLAREKSEYAVTNGYGHSHQFFQLPGKVLHVDGDPNYLRKCLVLYNKIGIPVYGIHCSEKEMPKKVPELINEIRPDILVITGHDAYSKAQGEKGDIEAYRHSQYFVQTVHEVRKQLPNLDQLVIFAGACQSHFESIIRAGANFASSPGRVNIHALDPVYIVAKVSLTPFTERVNIWDVLRNTLTGVKGLGGVETKGLLRTGMPYQFYDNEQNMNT; this comes from the coding sequence ATGCAAATAAATATTGGTGACATCGTAACCCGTCCTTCCTATGATCGGGATTTGCTTTTTCGGGTTATTTCTTTTACAAGAGAGGGAAGTAATGCTTCTAATGCCATTTTGTACGGAGAAAACATTCGCTTAATAGCCGATGCTCCTTTTTCTGATTTAGAAGTCGTAGACCCTCAAGAAAGGCTGCGAAGGCAGCGGAGTGAAGAAGAGATATTAGATAGATCATTGGCACTCATTCAGCAGGATTATCGTTTAGCTCGAGAAAAAAGTGAGTATGCCGTCACGAATGGATACGGACATTCCCACCAGTTCTTTCAGTTGCCTGGTAAGGTGCTTCACGTAGATGGAGATCCTAATTATTTACGCAAGTGTCTTGTTCTCTACAATAAGATTGGAATACCGGTTTACGGAATTCATTGTAGCGAAAAAGAAATGCCCAAAAAGGTTCCTGAGTTAATCAATGAGATTCGACCTGACATTTTAGTAATTACCGGCCACGATGCGTATTCAAAGGCCCAAGGAGAAAAAGGAGATATAGAAGCTTATCGACATTCACAATATTTTGTTCAAACGGTTCATGAAGTGCGAAAGCAACTCCCTAATCTTGATCAACTGGTTATCTTTGCGGGTGCCTGTCAATCTCACTTTGAATCGATTATACGGGCTGGTGCGAACTTTGCAAGCTCTCCGGGCCGTGTTAATATTCATGCCCTAGATCCTGTATATATTGTGGCGAAAGTCAGTCTAACGCCTTTTACAGAGCGTGTAAACATTTGGGATGTGCTCCGCAATACGCTAACAGGTGTAAAAGGGCTTGGAGGCGTTGAAACAAAAGGGTTACTGCGAACAGGTATGCCTTATCAATTTTATGATAATGAACAAAATATGAATACTTAA
- the rsmA gene encoding 16S rRNA (adenine(1518)-N(6)/adenine(1519)-N(6))-dimethyltransferase RsmA, with protein MLKDIATPKRTKEILDKYGFSFKKSLGQNFLIDTNILHRIVDHAEITEETGAIEIGPGIGALTEQLAKRAKKVVAFEIDQRLLPILADTLSPYPNVKVIHQDILKADVQTVVKDEFQECKDLMVVANLPYYVTTPILMKLLEEQLPLRGIVVMLQKEVADRIAAEPGNKSYGSLSIAIQYYTEAETVMVVPKTVFNPQPNVDSAVIRLIKRPEPPVKVKDEEFFFQVVRASFAQRRKTILNNLTSNLSFGKEQKEQVINALETAQIDPKRRGETLSIQEFGVLSDELLKVREESKQ; from the coding sequence TTGTTAAAAGATATTGCAACTCCAAAGCGTACAAAAGAAATTTTAGATAAATATGGTTTTTCATTTAAGAAGAGTTTGGGGCAAAACTTTTTAATCGACACTAATATCCTGCATCGTATTGTGGATCACGCTGAAATCACAGAGGAGACAGGGGCAATTGAAATTGGTCCTGGAATTGGAGCATTAACAGAGCAGTTGGCAAAGCGGGCAAAGAAGGTAGTTGCTTTTGAAATTGATCAACGCCTATTACCCATTTTAGCAGACACGCTCTCTCCTTATCCGAATGTAAAGGTTATTCATCAAGATATTTTAAAAGCAGATGTACAAACGGTCGTTAAAGATGAATTTCAAGAATGTAAAGATTTAATGGTTGTTGCAAACCTTCCATATTACGTTACTACGCCGATCTTAATGAAATTATTAGAGGAGCAGCTGCCTCTTCGTGGAATCGTTGTTATGCTTCAAAAAGAAGTAGCGGACCGTATTGCAGCAGAGCCAGGGAATAAAAGCTATGGCTCGTTATCAATTGCGATTCAATACTATACAGAAGCAGAAACAGTTATGGTCGTTCCAAAAACCGTTTTCAATCCACAGCCTAACGTGGATTCAGCAGTTATTCGTCTTATTAAGCGTCCTGAGCCTCCTGTGAAAGTAAAAGATGAGGAATTTTTCTTCCAGGTTGTGCGTGCGAGCTTTGCACAAAGACGTAAGACAATCTTAAATAATTTAACGAGCAATTTATCATTTGGAAAAGAGCAAAAAGAGCAGGTCATAAACGCTTTAGAAACTGCTCAGATTGATCCAAAAAGAAGAGGCGAAACACTTTCCATTCAAGAGTTTGGTGTGCTAAGTGACGAGCTTCTGAAGGTTAGAGAAGAAAGCAAGCAATAA
- a CDS encoding 50S ribosomal protein L25/general stress protein Ctc produces MSTLVKANERNDFKNSARRKIREGGNFPAVVYGNKVEPKAIYLDSAEFIKTIRETGRNGVLNLQVGKEKFSVMLHDIQVDSLKNDIVHADFRVVDMSTEVDADVNIVLVGEAKGVKEGGVLQQSLHQVSVTALPNDIPSEIEVDVTDLEVNDTITLADLKASKKYTLNQDESEAIASVLPPQQEEVTDSGEEQEEGDQEPEAIKEKDDEE; encoded by the coding sequence ATGAGTACTTTAGTAAAAGCTAATGAACGCAACGATTTTAAAAATTCAGCGAGACGTAAGATTAGAGAGGGAGGCAACTTCCCAGCAGTAGTCTACGGTAACAAGGTGGAGCCTAAGGCTATCTATCTTGACAGCGCTGAGTTTATCAAAACAATTAGAGAGACTGGACGTAACGGAGTGTTAAATCTCCAAGTAGGAAAAGAGAAATTTTCTGTTATGTTACATGACATCCAAGTAGACTCTCTGAAAAATGATATTGTACATGCTGACTTCCGCGTAGTCGATATGTCTACAGAAGTGGATGCTGATGTAAATATCGTGCTAGTAGGAGAAGCAAAAGGTGTAAAAGAAGGCGGAGTTTTACAACAATCTCTTCACCAAGTTTCTGTTACAGCACTTCCAAATGACATTCCATCTGAAATCGAAGTGGATGTTACAGACCTAGAAGTGAACGATACAATTACGCTTGCCGACCTAAAAGCGAGCAAAAAATATACGTTAAACCAAGACGAGAGCGAAGCGATTGCTTCAGTGCTACCTCCTCAACAAGAGGAAGTAACGGATAGCGGCGAAGAGCAAGAAGAGGGCGATCAAGAGCCTGAAGCGATTAAGGAAAAAGACGACGAAGAATAA
- the ridA gene encoding 2-iminobutanoate/2-iminopropanoate deaminase — protein sequence MMRQVQTKNAPQAIGPYSQGIIVNNLFYSSGQIPLRADGTMVEGDIQAQAHQVFQNLQAVLEAAGASFETVVKATVFIKDMNDFAQLNEVYGEYFSTHKPARSCVEVARLPKDALVEIEVIALVK from the coding sequence ATTATGCGTCAAGTACAAACGAAAAATGCTCCACAGGCTATTGGGCCTTATTCTCAAGGAATCATTGTAAACAACTTATTTTATAGCTCAGGGCAAATTCCCCTAAGAGCGGATGGAACGATGGTTGAAGGAGATATTCAAGCACAGGCTCATCAAGTATTTCAAAATCTACAAGCAGTGCTAGAAGCTGCGGGTGCTTCTTTCGAAACAGTGGTAAAAGCAACCGTATTTATTAAAGATATGAATGACTTTGCACAGTTAAATGAAGTATACGGAGAGTATTTCTCCACTCACAAACCTGCACGCTCCTGTGTAGAAGTAGCGAGACTACCTAAAGATGCTTTAGTTGAAATTGAAGTTATTGCTCTTGTGAAATAA